The following proteins are encoded in a genomic region of Cryptomeria japonica chromosome 11, Sugi_1.0, whole genome shotgun sequence:
- the LOC131860420 gene encoding UDP-glycosyltransferase 86A1-like yields the protein MWAESDCKSWLDSKPKHYVLYVSFGSYAHVSKAQIHEMAMGLLHSKRPFLWVLRPDIVASDVQDILPERFMVQQRARLIVHVWEVAMSLGQIFRSSNNMRSTLVTRQEIAVIVAEFMEIDGQKGKKLRSNVGSVREVMKKAAMNGGSSQNNLEGL from the exons ATGTGGGCTGAGTCGGATTGCAAGAGCTGGCTCGACAGCAAGCCTAAACACTATGTTTTGTACGTCTCCTTTGGAAGCTACGCCCATGTTTCCAAAGCTCAAATTCATGAAATGGCCATGGGTTTGTTGCACAGCAAGCGGCCCTTCCTCTGGGTTCTCCGTCCTGATATAGTTGCCTCTGACGTGCAAGACATACTGCCGGAAAGGTTTATGGTACAACAAAGAGCAAG GCTCATTGTCCATGTATGGGAGGTGGCCATGAGTTTGGGTCAAATTTTTAGGAGTTCTAATAACATGAGATCCACTCTAGTGACCCGCCAGGAGATTGCAGTCATCGTAGCAGAATTTATGGAAATAGATGGACAAAAGGGGAAAAAACTTAGGAGTAATGTTGGGAGTGTTAGAGAAGTTATGAAGAAAGCAGCGATGAATGGAGGTTCGTCTCAAAACAATTTGGAAGGATTATAG